A window of Puniceicoccaceae bacterium contains these coding sequences:
- a CDS encoding glycosyl hydrolase encodes MLYLRYRNWSLLGLLILVFGLHPSAITAERNSRDQTELLTVDPTPVNAKASQEVHQVLQYLASLYGKFVLSGQQDLTWYDEVDMAGRVFADTGKYPAVMGYDFMNYHRPGIDEGNGLHQVEEAIAHWQRGGLITFCWHWRDPSLETIAFYTRSTDFRIDLDDAEVRGQLLRDIDQIATDLKRLEHAGVPVLWRPLHEASGGWFWWGASGPEAYIGLWRLMYDRLTHHHGLNHLIWVYNAQDPDWYPGDAYVDIVGEDVYARARLNGKPDFSSQRKRFLEAAHTPGTPKIVALTENGTIPDPDAMIADGAMWSYFVTWNDVIDPTSKDSFWSGPKHNPLSHRQQVYEHPKVLTLEQVAADRLKW; translated from the coding sequence ATGCTTTATCTTCGCTACCGCAACTGGTCCCTGCTGGGGCTGCTCATACTTGTGTTCGGTCTGCACCCATCAGCGATCACTGCAGAACGCAACAGCCGTGATCAGACTGAACTTCTGACCGTAGACCCAACTCCCGTCAACGCCAAGGCGAGTCAGGAAGTACACCAGGTTCTACAATACCTTGCATCGCTCTATGGAAAGTTTGTGCTCAGTGGACAGCAGGATCTCACTTGGTATGACGAGGTGGACATGGCCGGGCGCGTCTTTGCCGACACGGGCAAATACCCTGCGGTCATGGGCTATGATTTCATGAACTACCACCGTCCAGGCATTGACGAGGGAAACGGTCTGCATCAGGTCGAAGAGGCGATTGCCCACTGGCAGCGAGGCGGCCTCATCACCTTCTGCTGGCACTGGCGGGATCCATCGCTCGAGACGATTGCCTTTTACACCCGCTCTACTGACTTTCGCATCGATCTCGATGATGCTGAGGTACGGGGTCAATTGCTGCGCGACATCGACCAGATTGCCACCGATCTCAAGCGACTGGAGCATGCTGGTGTGCCCGTGCTCTGGCGCCCCCTGCATGAAGCATCGGGCGGATGGTTCTGGTGGGGCGCAAGCGGACCCGAAGCCTACATCGGACTCTGGCGCCTCATGTATGACCGCCTCACGCATCACCACGGATTGAACCACCTGATCTGGGTCTACAACGCCCAGGATCCCGACTGGTATCCCGGCGACGCCTATGTGGACATCGTGGGTGAGGATGTTTACGCCCGTGCCCGTTTGAATGGTAAGCCCGATTTCAGCAGTCAGCGCAAACGCTTCCTTGAAGCCGCTCACACACCGGGCACGCCCAAAATCGTCGCGCTTACCGAAAATGGAACCATCCCAGACCCCGACGCCATGATTGCCGATGGTGCCATGTGGTCCTATTTTGTGACCTGGAATGATGTGATCGATCCGACTTCCAAAGACAGCTTCTGGAGCGGCCCCAAACACAATCCGCTCTCTCATCGCCAACAGGTTTATGAGCACCCCAAAGTATTGACGCTCGAGCAAGTGGCCGCAGATCGGTTGAAGTGGTGA
- a CDS encoding C4-type zinc ribbon domain-containing protein encodes MNVATDNIHDLLILQDRFAAVQQLKTEIQRLPLEIEKLRQKIKEELDTLEGQRQELRDHELQRKNLELEVEAAQTQISKYKNQQLQVKKNEEYQALTHEIELFEQRISDLETEALEVMERMDVVREKLKEQEQACDKRITYHEGMIAECREKLTQLETRLGDAEGTYETQAQSMDDERIQLFQILVQQVKRPPYLTSITGQNCGGCHMRVSNDVLKQARMGELVKCDQCGRVLYIDS; translated from the coding sequence GTGAACGTGGCCACGGACAATATTCACGATCTCCTCATCCTACAGGACCGGTTTGCAGCCGTCCAGCAGCTCAAAACTGAAATCCAGCGCCTCCCGCTCGAAATCGAGAAACTCCGGCAAAAAATAAAGGAAGAACTCGATACACTCGAAGGACAGCGCCAGGAGTTGCGGGATCACGAGCTGCAGCGAAAGAATCTGGAACTCGAAGTCGAGGCAGCTCAAACGCAGATTTCCAAATATAAAAATCAGCAGCTGCAGGTCAAAAAAAACGAAGAATACCAGGCACTCACCCACGAAATTGAGCTATTTGAGCAGCGCATCAGTGATCTGGAAACCGAGGCGCTCGAGGTGATGGAACGCATGGACGTGGTGCGGGAGAAGCTAAAGGAACAGGAGCAGGCCTGTGATAAACGCATCACATACCATGAAGGAATGATCGCGGAGTGCCGGGAGAAACTGACACAGCTTGAAACGCGACTGGGGGATGCGGAAGGCACGTATGAGACCCAGGCTCAGAGTATGGATGATGAGCGCATTCAACTCTTTCAGATCCTGGTGCAACAGGTGAAGCGACCTCCGTATTTGACTTCGATTACCGGGCAAAACTGTGGCGGTTGCCACATGCGTGTCTCAAACGACGTGCTCAAACAGGCCCGTATGGGAGAACTGGTCAAGTGCGACCAGTGTGGACGCGTGCTCTACATCGACTCCTGA
- a CDS encoding tetratricopeptide repeat protein — MKNSRKTLPLAGMDRESSEMQVQRAILDFTMGDYAAAMEKLDAVLNAQPDVFEALLAKTEVLYAQEQYDAARQTAEAAEAVRPDDVHLKTSLSRIWMQIGDKERAEKYGAEAKMLSWKAELLQPPTPGAVQN, encoded by the coding sequence TTGAAAAATTCACGAAAAACCCTTCCACTAGCAGGCATGGATCGCGAGAGTTCGGAAATGCAGGTGCAACGCGCCATACTCGATTTCACCATGGGAGACTACGCTGCCGCAATGGAGAAACTCGATGCAGTACTCAACGCTCAACCTGATGTCTTTGAGGCGTTGTTGGCGAAAACCGAAGTACTCTACGCACAGGAACAGTATGACGCCGCACGGCAAACTGCTGAGGCTGCCGAAGCAGTTCGCCCCGATGATGTGCACCTGAAAACCAGTCTTTCCCGCATTTGGATGCAGATCGGAGACAAGGAGCGAGCCGAAAAATATGGAGCCGAAGCCAAGATGCTGAGCTGGAAAGCCGAACTGCTGCAGCCGCCCACCCCCGGAGCCGTTCAAAACTGA
- a CDS encoding acetyl-CoA carboxylase carboxyltransferase subunit alpha: MKKSEFILDFEKPIRGLEQKIESLNESSHSSRVDVQDEIAAIRRKLESTKTEIYASLTPWQRVQLARHPHRPTTLDYIELIFSDFQELHGDRAFQEDHAIVGGPAILEGKPVMVIGHQKGRDTKENLKRNFGCPHPEGYRKALRLMRQAEKFQLPIITFIDTSGAYPGIGAEERHVAEAIAVNIREMSIMRVPIVSIIIGEGGSGGALGIAIANKVSMMENAYYSVISPEGCAAILWKDRAAAPEAAEALKLGARELKSLNVIDHIINEPLGGAHRDKSAAAQSIRQQILADFDELFTLSTDALVEQRYQRFRKLGSFVESSNAPEK, translated from the coding sequence ATGAAAAAGAGTGAGTTCATTCTCGATTTTGAAAAACCCATCCGCGGGTTGGAGCAGAAGATTGAATCCCTGAACGAATCGTCCCATTCCTCTCGGGTCGATGTGCAGGATGAAATTGCTGCCATCCGTCGCAAGCTCGAGAGCACAAAAACAGAGATCTATGCTTCCCTCACTCCATGGCAACGCGTCCAGCTGGCTCGCCATCCTCATCGCCCGACCACACTCGACTACATTGAACTCATTTTCTCGGACTTTCAGGAACTGCACGGCGACCGTGCTTTTCAGGAGGACCATGCCATCGTCGGAGGTCCTGCGATCCTGGAAGGCAAACCCGTCATGGTGATCGGACACCAGAAGGGTCGGGATACCAAGGAAAACCTGAAACGCAATTTTGGATGTCCGCACCCTGAAGGTTACCGCAAGGCCCTTCGCCTGATGCGCCAGGCAGAAAAATTTCAGCTCCCAATCATCACTTTCATTGATACCTCAGGTGCCTACCCTGGCATCGGTGCCGAAGAGCGCCACGTGGCAGAAGCCATCGCAGTCAATATTCGGGAAATGAGCATCATGCGCGTCCCAATTGTTTCCATCATCATCGGCGAAGGGGGTTCGGGCGGTGCGCTTGGCATCGCCATCGCCAACAAGGTGTCCATGATGGAAAATGCCTACTATTCGGTCATCTCTCCCGAGGGATGCGCTGCAATCCTCTGGAAAGACCGAGCCGCAGCACCCGAAGCAGCTGAGGCACTCAAACTGGGAGCGCGCGAACTCAAGAGTCTCAACGTCATCGATCACATCATCAACGAACCTCTTGGGGGTGCACACCGCGACAAGAGTGCGGCAGCCCAGTCGATCCGCCAACAGATCCTCGCTGATTTCGACGAACTCTTTACCCTTTCAACCGATGCACTCGTGGAGCAACGCTATCAACGTTTCCGGAAGCTGGGTTCCTTTGTCGAATCCTCAAATGCTCCGGAAAAGTGA
- a CDS encoding bacteriohemerythrin → MLIEWSEKYATGVEAIDRQHQEIFNQLNRLHDAITSGLGMEVVEDILEFARDYAEQHFAYEESCMEQYRCPVAAENKAAHRSFIDGIERIQQEIERNGNEPGAVLALYRELREWIQNHILKIDTQLRTCSRSHEANGLT, encoded by the coding sequence ATGCTGATTGAATGGAGTGAGAAATACGCAACTGGAGTTGAGGCGATTGATCGCCAGCACCAGGAGATCTTTAATCAACTCAACCGCTTGCACGATGCGATCACCTCGGGATTGGGCATGGAAGTTGTGGAGGACATTCTCGAATTTGCAAGGGACTATGCGGAGCAGCATTTTGCGTATGAGGAGTCATGCATGGAGCAGTATCGCTGTCCAGTGGCTGCCGAAAACAAAGCAGCCCATCGCTCCTTCATCGATGGCATCGAGCGAATCCAGCAGGAGATTGAGCGCAACGGGAACGAACCTGGCGCGGTGCTGGCATTGTATCGGGAGCTTCGGGAGTGGATTCAGAACCATATTCTGAAGATTGATACCCAGCTGCGCACCTGTTCCCGCAGCCATGAGGCTAACGGACTGACGTGA
- a CDS encoding DJ-1 family glyoxalase III, which yields MSSRVMYMFHEGMEDIEAVAPLDLLRRAECEVLTVAVSTERQVITKNDVPMWADESLRRPLNVDDFDALVIPGGPGVHPLRSHGYLSNIIDLMYQEHKWIAAICAAPLLLHDQGLLEGRDYTSHPSTQDELQDRIADKKVVVDGCIITSQGAGTAVEFGLKLVEILVSREKALEIGKAICFL from the coding sequence ATGAGTAGTCGTGTCATGTACATGTTTCACGAAGGGATGGAGGACATCGAAGCGGTGGCTCCTCTCGATTTGCTTCGTCGGGCAGAGTGTGAAGTGCTCACGGTGGCGGTGTCGACTGAGCGTCAGGTCATCACCAAAAATGACGTACCCATGTGGGCGGATGAAAGTCTGCGCCGCCCGTTGAATGTGGATGATTTTGACGCGCTTGTGATCCCTGGTGGACCGGGAGTTCACCCACTGCGCTCTCACGGATACCTGAGCAATATCATCGACCTGATGTATCAGGAACACAAGTGGATCGCGGCGATTTGTGCGGCACCCTTGCTGCTGCACGACCAGGGATTGTTGGAAGGCAGAGACTACACCTCCCACCCCTCGACGCAGGATGAGTTGCAGGACCGCATTGCAGACAAAAAAGTCGTCGTGGACGGATGCATCATCACCTCTCAGGGTGCGGGTACTGCGGTGGAGTTTGGACTGAAGCTTGTCGAAATCCTGGTCTCACGTGAAAAGGCACTGGAAATTGGCAAGGCGATCTGTTTTCTCTGA
- a CDS encoding OsmC family protein — MVEIDIAYLGELRCEAVHGPSGNRMQTDAPVDNHGKGESFSPTDLCATALGTCMMTIMGIQARTAGFDITGTRAKVLKIMSTDSPRRIARLDVTMEVPVELDEKRRQQLVRAAKTCPVHFSLHPDVEIRLQFNWKDAEGTAILTEEGVIHE; from the coding sequence ATGGTAGAAATCGATATCGCGTACCTGGGGGAATTGCGGTGCGAAGCCGTGCATGGACCGTCAGGCAATCGCATGCAAACCGACGCGCCAGTGGACAATCATGGCAAGGGAGAATCATTTTCACCTACGGATTTGTGTGCCACAGCCCTGGGCACTTGCATGATGACCATCATGGGAATTCAGGCTCGCACGGCGGGATTTGATATCACCGGTACCCGGGCGAAAGTGCTCAAAATCATGTCGACCGATTCACCGCGCCGCATTGCCCGGCTCGATGTGACGATGGAGGTACCAGTTGAGCTGGACGAAAAACGGCGTCAGCAGCTGGTGCGAGCGGCAAAAACGTGTCCGGTGCATTTCAGCCTGCACCCTGATGTGGAGATTCGCCTGCAATTCAATTGGAAGGATGCGGAGGGAACAGCCATTTTAACAGAGGAGGGAGTCATCCATGAGTAG
- a CDS encoding TIGR00266 family protein, which produces MNSHEVDYEIYGNDLQAVEIELDPNETVIAEAGAMNWMEEGISFQAKMGDGTDAGSGIMGKLLSVGKRALTGESLFMTHFTNQGVGKKRVAFAAPYPGHIIPVDLGQMGGSILCQKDAFLAAAFGTKVSIAFNRKLGAGFFGGEGFILQKLLGDGLAFIHAGGTVVKKELKGETLRIDTGCIVAFTEGIDYDIQRAGNLKSMFFGGEGLFLATLKGTGTVYLQTLPFSRLADRILQNAPSAGGKSKGEGSVLGGLGRLIDGD; this is translated from the coding sequence ATGAACTCACACGAAGTTGATTACGAAATCTACGGAAACGACCTGCAGGCGGTCGAGATCGAGCTCGATCCGAACGAAACGGTCATCGCAGAAGCCGGTGCCATGAACTGGATGGAGGAGGGAATCTCCTTTCAAGCCAAAATGGGTGATGGCACCGATGCGGGTTCCGGGATCATGGGTAAGCTGCTCTCTGTGGGTAAGCGCGCGCTCACTGGCGAGTCACTCTTCATGACACATTTTACGAATCAGGGTGTTGGAAAAAAACGGGTGGCCTTTGCGGCACCCTATCCCGGTCACATCATTCCCGTGGATCTCGGCCAAATGGGTGGCTCCATCCTCTGTCAGAAGGATGCCTTCCTTGCCGCCGCCTTTGGCACCAAGGTATCCATTGCCTTCAACCGCAAACTCGGAGCGGGCTTCTTCGGTGGTGAGGGTTTCATTTTGCAGAAGCTCCTTGGTGACGGTCTCGCCTTCATCCATGCCGGTGGCACTGTGGTCAAGAAGGAACTCAAGGGTGAGACGCTTCGCATCGACACGGGGTGTATTGTAGCCTTCACCGAGGGGATCGACTACGACATCCAGCGCGCGGGCAACCTGAAAAGCATGTTTTTTGGCGGCGAAGGTCTCTTCCTCGCCACGCTCAAGGGAACCGGAACCGTCTACCTGCAGACGCTTCCCTTCTCCCGCCTCGCTGACCGCATCCTGCAGAATGCTCCAAGTGCCGGAGGAAAAAGCAAGGGTGAAGGCTCCGTTCTCGGTGGACTTGGCCGCCTGATCGACGGCGATTGA
- a CDS encoding 50S ribosomal protein L11 methyltransferase, translating into MLEISVPITPELMDELEALFCEAIQENWLLFQKDRHSTPLLKGYFENQDAFDAAFANLIEQVPDLQGREPEIGTLEDQDWKLAYRHHLKPWKVGHLNWVPEWERETFPRVDADVYLYLDSGMAFGTGSHETTRLCAEAIYAFWTEREGEVANCNVIDAGCGSGILAMSAALLGFGEIYAFDRDPEAVKVTAENAEKNGMQTRIEIREAGLEQGLRDRRAELMVANIQADVLMIYADNLVRAWDPKGVMILSGVLAPEREKVTERFLEEMANQMPERKIATQWHQQGDWVSILFRS; encoded by the coding sequence ATGCTAGAAATCAGTGTACCGATCACGCCTGAGCTCATGGATGAGCTGGAGGCTCTGTTCTGTGAAGCGATCCAGGAGAACTGGCTGTTGTTTCAGAAAGACCGCCACAGTACTCCGCTGCTCAAAGGTTATTTTGAAAATCAGGATGCCTTTGATGCGGCGTTTGCGAATCTGATCGAGCAGGTGCCGGATCTGCAGGGACGGGAACCCGAGATCGGAACGCTGGAGGATCAGGACTGGAAACTGGCCTACCGGCATCACCTCAAACCATGGAAAGTCGGTCATTTAAACTGGGTGCCCGAGTGGGAAAGGGAGACCTTCCCGAGAGTGGATGCTGATGTTTACCTCTATCTCGATTCCGGCATGGCTTTTGGCACAGGAAGCCACGAGACCACGCGGCTTTGTGCAGAGGCGATTTATGCGTTCTGGACGGAGCGCGAGGGCGAGGTGGCGAACTGCAACGTGATCGATGCAGGATGCGGGTCCGGCATTCTGGCGATGTCTGCGGCACTGCTGGGGTTTGGCGAGATTTATGCCTTTGACCGCGATCCGGAAGCCGTGAAAGTGACGGCTGAGAATGCGGAAAAAAATGGAATGCAGACGCGCATCGAAATCCGCGAAGCCGGACTCGAACAGGGTCTGCGGGATCGCAGGGCGGAATTAATGGTGGCCAACATCCAGGCCGATGTGCTCATGATCTATGCAGACAACCTCGTGCGGGCATGGGATCCGAAGGGGGTGATGATTCTGAGCGGTGTGCTCGCGCCCGAGCGGGAAAAGGTGACAGAACGATTTCTGGAAGAGATGGCAAATCAGATGCCGGAACGAAAGATCGCAACGCAATGGCACCAGCAGGGGGATTGGGTTTCGATCCTCTTTCGCTCCTGA
- the dnaJ gene encoding molecular chaperone DnaJ: MAKTDYYELLGVNRDATAEEMKKAYRKLAVKYHPDKNPGDAAAEAKFKEISEAYDILKDPDKRAAYDRYGHAAFQGGGMGPRGGAGGGFSDPFDIFREVFGGGRAGGGGIFDEFFSGGGGGMAGQEGSDLRYDLEISLEEAANGVEKEIRYRRAVSCDRCDGSGAEPGSRRVKCPTCGGAGQVTSNRGFISFRQVCPTCSGAGSIIENKCKKCGGEGRVTDTSKLKVKIPAGVDSGSRLRSAGKGEAGLQGAPSGDLYIVLHVKEHDVFERHGDDLFCEIPIKFTLATLGGTLSVPTLNGKGTLKIPSGTQSGTVFRMRGQGMPNLRSGQKGDQLIKVVIEVPRKLTAEQRKSLEEFAELSGDPANPMSESFFEKAKRFFGE; encoded by the coding sequence ATGGCAAAAACGGACTATTACGAACTTTTGGGAGTCAATCGCGACGCAACTGCGGAGGAAATGAAGAAGGCCTACCGCAAGCTGGCGGTGAAATACCATCCGGACAAAAATCCCGGAGATGCGGCGGCGGAGGCCAAGTTCAAGGAAATTTCAGAAGCATATGACATCTTGAAGGATCCGGACAAACGCGCTGCTTATGACCGATATGGACATGCTGCGTTCCAGGGAGGCGGCATGGGGCCGAGAGGCGGAGCTGGAGGTGGATTCTCCGATCCGTTTGACATCTTTCGCGAAGTTTTTGGTGGTGGCCGTGCCGGCGGTGGAGGCATCTTTGATGAATTCTTCAGCGGCGGTGGTGGCGGCATGGCGGGCCAGGAGGGGTCGGACCTGCGTTACGACCTTGAGATTTCGCTCGAAGAGGCAGCGAATGGTGTGGAGAAGGAAATTCGCTATCGCCGTGCGGTCAGCTGTGATCGCTGTGATGGCAGTGGTGCGGAACCCGGTTCACGACGCGTGAAATGTCCAACCTGTGGTGGCGCTGGCCAGGTGACCTCAAACCGTGGGTTCATCAGCTTCCGACAGGTATGTCCCACCTGTTCCGGTGCAGGCAGCATCATTGAAAACAAGTGCAAGAAGTGCGGGGGTGAAGGTCGTGTCACGGACACAAGCAAGCTCAAGGTCAAAATCCCGGCTGGTGTGGATTCCGGTTCCCGCTTGCGTTCGGCGGGCAAGGGTGAGGCCGGGTTGCAAGGTGCACCTTCGGGCGACCTGTACATCGTGCTGCACGTGAAGGAGCACGACGTCTTTGAGCGTCATGGAGATGACCTGTTTTGTGAAATTCCGATCAAGTTCACCCTGGCGACACTGGGCGGAACCCTCAGCGTGCCGACTTTGAATGGGAAGGGCACACTCAAGATCCCGTCCGGTACGCAATCGGGCACTGTATTCCGCATGCGGGGCCAGGGCATGCCCAACCTACGCAGTGGGCAAAAGGGAGATCAGCTGATCAAGGTCGTGATCGAGGTGCCGCGCAAACTCACAGCAGAGCAGCGCAAGTCACTGGAGGAGTTTGCCGAACTCAGTGGCGATCCCGCCAATCCGATGTCCGAATCCTTCTTTGAAAAAGCGAAGCGCTTTTTTGGGGAGTGA
- a CDS encoding nucleotide exchange factor GrpE: protein MAKKVKEAYESDSNPESSGASGAEKPHSQHESGEKEASVEDLNSLLSELERLGTALDEEKQKSADMQTRYLRAVADLENYRKRSIKEKEELGKTAVANFVEELLPVLDNFKLGMKAAEAHPDAKVVADGFRMVLEQFFEVFKARGIEEIVPNGQEFDPQFEECVSHLPHDEVPENHVIETIRAGYRIKERLIRAATVVVSSGPADSTS, encoded by the coding sequence ATGGCAAAAAAAGTCAAAGAAGCATACGAAAGTGACTCGAATCCCGAATCGAGCGGTGCTTCAGGTGCGGAGAAGCCTCATTCACAGCATGAGTCTGGTGAAAAGGAAGCTTCAGTGGAGGATCTCAATTCCCTGCTTAGCGAACTGGAGCGCCTGGGCACGGCACTGGATGAAGAAAAGCAGAAGAGTGCAGACATGCAGACCCGCTACCTCCGGGCAGTGGCGGATCTTGAGAACTACCGCAAACGTTCCATCAAGGAAAAAGAGGAGCTGGGGAAAACCGCTGTGGCAAATTTTGTGGAAGAGCTGTTGCCGGTGTTGGACAACTTCAAGCTCGGCATGAAGGCGGCTGAAGCGCACCCGGATGCGAAAGTTGTGGCAGACGGATTCCGCATGGTGCTCGAGCAGTTTTTCGAAGTATTCAAAGCCAGGGGAATCGAAGAAATTGTACCCAATGGGCAGGAATTTGACCCTCAGTTTGAGGAGTGTGTCTCCCATCTGCCTCACGACGAAGTGCCTGAAAATCATGTCATTGAGACGATTCGTGCGGGCTATCGTATCAAAGAACGACTGATTCGCGCAGCGACGGTTGTGGTGTCCAGCGGTCCTGCTGATTCCACTTCCTGA
- a CDS encoding type I phosphomannose isomerase catalytic subunit, whose amino-acid sequence MNWIRFQPLYMERVWGGRNLEHFLGRDLPANRVIGESWEIVDREQAQSRVESGTMTLRELIASDPEGIMGPGWPADRAFPILVKWLDCQERLSLQVHPPASIAPSLGGEPKTENWYIAHSDPGAGLLVGLKAGVTREQFENALQNQTLENCVHRCDVKAGDSILVESGRIHAIDAGNVILEIQQNSDTTYRVYDWGRLGLDGKPREMHIEASLKSIDFEDFEPEVLRNSHGNAELAACAEFRIRKWVLTSEHDALELPAGQDVKLLHVVEGAVRDHETGAVARKGDNLLLPYSFAFALEALGSATVLVTDRFTRQA is encoded by the coding sequence ATGAACTGGATTCGATTTCAACCGTTATACATGGAACGGGTTTGGGGTGGACGGAACCTTGAACACTTTCTGGGACGTGATTTGCCGGCAAACCGTGTGATCGGAGAGAGCTGGGAGATTGTGGACCGTGAGCAAGCCCAATCGAGGGTGGAATCGGGCACCATGACGTTGCGCGAACTCATTGCCTCTGATCCCGAAGGAATCATGGGACCCGGCTGGCCAGCGGACCGTGCGTTTCCGATTCTGGTGAAGTGGCTCGATTGCCAGGAGCGGTTGAGCCTGCAAGTGCATCCACCTGCGTCCATTGCGCCATCCCTTGGGGGTGAACCGAAGACGGAGAACTGGTACATCGCACACTCCGATCCCGGTGCCGGGTTGTTGGTCGGACTAAAGGCAGGTGTGACACGTGAGCAATTTGAAAACGCTCTTCAAAATCAGACACTAGAGAACTGTGTGCACCGGTGCGATGTGAAGGCCGGAGACTCCATTCTTGTGGAGAGTGGTCGCATCCATGCGATTGATGCTGGCAATGTGATTTTGGAAATACAGCAGAACTCGGACACGACGTATCGTGTGTATGACTGGGGAAGGCTGGGATTGGATGGAAAACCTCGTGAGATGCACATCGAAGCTTCTCTGAAGAGCATTGATTTTGAAGATTTTGAACCGGAAGTGCTGCGGAATTCGCATGGAAATGCTGAACTGGCTGCTTGCGCAGAATTTCGCATCCGCAAGTGGGTGTTAACTTCCGAGCACGATGCGTTGGAGTTACCCGCCGGGCAGGATGTCAAACTGTTGCATGTGGTGGAGGGTGCTGTCAGAGACCATGAGACCGGAGCGGTGGCGCGCAAGGGCGACAACCTGTTACTGCCTTATTCATTTGCATTTGCCCTGGAAGCGCTTGGATCGGCCACCGTGCTCGTGACGGACCGATTCACCCGTCAGGCATGA
- a CDS encoding MFS transporter, which yields MSQQPPPSPDPNSSLKDFKQLGLVASLASLSYVFWIVGAMEMVERLAYYGVRAVATIYATRAESEGGLGVTMATFGLLLGTWNLVQSVVPIFTGGLSDRYGYKETIFASTVLKCVGYLIMAWFGSYAGFFAGAMFLAFGTAIFKPGIQGTLIKSSTRENSSMAWGVFYQTVNIGGWIGPLIALQMRHMSWSYVFYTNAAFICLNFLLLLTYREPGKQERLERRRQIKAGEIKEVSLVRESLRELRKAHLWVYLVIFSVWWFMFPMMWDVLPKYIDDWVDTSVIVTALFGPEGTQNRFFHFVMGMNESGRWIEPEGIVNINAFLIMLTCFLFAALSAKMRATTSLFVGTLLVVAALVAFGLYNVAWFCVAGMAIFSVGEMLASPKYSEFLGNIAPSDKKAMWIGFSQAPILLGWTIEGFVGPKLYHMFSSKDVISREWLVIKGMEPEQVSEANLPVGEAFHKLVEFTGETPEALTRAMFDAHNIGLTWYIFASVGVVSAFMIFAYGKWVRKLAESEQ from the coding sequence ATGAGCCAACAACCCCCACCTTCTCCGGATCCGAATTCGAGTTTGAAAGATTTCAAGCAACTCGGTCTTGTGGCATCGCTTGCCAGTTTGAGCTACGTGTTCTGGATTGTTGGAGCGATGGAAATGGTGGAACGACTGGCCTACTATGGTGTGCGGGCTGTGGCCACTATCTATGCGACACGTGCGGAATCTGAAGGAGGACTCGGTGTGACCATGGCAACCTTTGGACTGCTGCTGGGAACCTGGAACCTGGTCCAGTCTGTCGTGCCCATCTTCACGGGAGGACTTTCAGATCGTTATGGTTACAAGGAGACGATTTTTGCTTCAACCGTGCTCAAGTGCGTGGGTTATCTCATCATGGCGTGGTTTGGAAGCTATGCCGGTTTTTTTGCAGGAGCGATGTTCCTTGCCTTCGGCACAGCGATTTTCAAGCCGGGAATTCAGGGAACCTTGATCAAATCGAGTACCCGGGAGAACAGTTCCATGGCCTGGGGTGTTTTTTATCAGACGGTGAACATTGGAGGATGGATCGGGCCGCTCATTGCCTTACAGATGCGCCACATGTCCTGGAGCTATGTATTCTACACGAATGCTGCCTTCATCTGTCTGAACTTCCTGTTGCTGCTCACTTATCGCGAACCCGGGAAGCAGGAGCGGCTCGAGCGGCGCCGCCAAATCAAGGCGGGTGAAATCAAAGAAGTCAGTTTGGTCCGGGAGTCGTTACGGGAGCTTCGCAAAGCTCACCTCTGGGTGTATCTCGTGATCTTCTCGGTTTGGTGGTTCATGTTTCCGATGATGTGGGATGTTTTGCCGAAGTACATCGACGACTGGGTGGACACAAGCGTGATTGTGACCGCGCTGTTTGGACCCGAAGGCACCCAGAACCGATTTTTCCACTTTGTGATGGGGATGAACGAAAGTGGACGCTGGATTGAACCCGAAGGCATCGTCAACATCAACGCATTCCTCATCATGCTGACCTGCTTTTTGTTTGCTGCGCTAAGTGCCAAAATGCGGGCTACCACGAGTTTGTTTGTTGGAACCCTCTTGGTTGTGGCGGCACTTGTCGCATTTGGACTCTACAATGTGGCTTGGTTTTGTGTGGCGGGGATGGCCATATTCAGTGTGGGTGAAATGCTCGCAAGCCCCAAATACAGTGAGTTTCTGGGAAACATTGCCCCGTCGGATAAGAAGGCAATGTGGATCGGGTTTTCACAGGCGCCAATTTTGCTGGGATGGACGATTGAAGGTTTTGTCGGACCCAAACTCTACCACATGTTTTCCTCGAAGGATGTGATCTCACGTGAGTGGCTGGTTATCAAGGGCATGGAACCTGAACAGGTGAGCGAGGCCAATCTTCCCGTAGGTGAGGCATTTCACAAGTTGGTTGAGTTTACCGGAGAGACTCCTGAGGCGCTCACCCGAGCCATGTTTGACGCACACAACATTGGTCTGACCTGGTACATTTTTGCGTCGGTAGGCGTGGTCTCTGCATTCATGATTTTTGCATACGGCAAGTGGGTTCGCAAGCTGGCCGAAAGCGAGCAGTGA